In Halarcobacter mediterraneus, the following proteins share a genomic window:
- a CDS encoding MFS transporter, with amino-acid sequence MKKFDLFIIVYCIIIILSVMYATQPLQPLLAREFDISVTKASQFTAIIMLFLAISPIIYGYILEKVNAKKMLINSSIILFITNIFLGSSTTYEFFMFFRTVEALVVPAILTSLMSILANMDKENVKFNMSIYVASTVFGGLVGRVFSGFIATNFSYQFVFYSLSFAILVSIYFINKLSYEGEADIVKPKISDVLEILKDKRFTTIYLLMFCVFFVFAGVLNVLPFRLKDISTDISEFQISLLYLGYGMGILVSLNSKKIIRFFKTEVNTIIFGLVFFLFITVFLVLPNIMTMFLLIFLFCLGMFTVHSVSTGLANSLKASQKSLTSGMYLTFYYLGGAIGSFIPSIIYEKFGWNIVLYIFCFILFLTLILIFTRRKLFIEEK; translated from the coding sequence GTGAAAAAGTTTGATTTATTTATTATAGTTTATTGTATCATTATTATTTTATCAGTGATGTATGCTACTCAGCCTTTACAGCCACTGTTAGCAAGAGAATTTGATATCTCAGTAACAAAGGCTTCTCAGTTTACTGCGATTATTATGCTTTTTCTTGCAATTTCTCCAATAATATATGGATATATTCTTGAAAAAGTAAATGCAAAGAAAATGCTAATAAACTCATCTATAATTCTTTTTATTACTAATATTTTTCTTGGTTCTTCAACCACATATGAATTTTTTATGTTTTTTAGAACAGTTGAGGCTTTAGTTGTTCCTGCTATTTTAACTTCGTTAATGAGTATTTTAGCAAATATGGACAAAGAAAATGTGAAGTTTAATATGTCTATTTATGTAGCCTCAACAGTTTTTGGTGGTTTAGTAGGTAGAGTTTTTTCTGGTTTTATTGCCACAAATTTTTCTTATCAATTTGTTTTTTACTCTCTTTCTTTTGCTATTTTAGTTTCTATTTATTTTATTAATAAATTAAGTTATGAAGGTGAAGCGGATATTGTTAAACCTAAAATAAGTGATGTATTAGAGATTTTAAAAGATAAACGTTTTACTACTATTTATTTATTAATGTTTTGTGTATTTTTTGTTTTTGCAGGTGTTTTAAATGTCTTGCCTTTTAGATTAAAAGATATCTCAACAGATATTTCAGAATTTCAAATTTCACTTTTATATTTAGGTTATGGAATGGGAATTTTAGTCTCTTTAAACTCAAAAAAGATTATTAGGTTTTTTAAAACAGAAGTTAATACTATTATCTTTGGTCTTGTTTTCTTTCTTTTTATAACAGTATTTTTAGTTTTACCAAATATTATGACGATGTTTTTACTTATTTTTCTTTTTTGTTTAGGAATGTTTACTGTACATAGTGTAAGTACTGGATTAGCAAACTCTTTAAAAGCTTCTCAAAAATCTTTGACTTCAGGAATGTACCTTACTTTTTATTATTTAGGAGGAGCTATTGGTTCTTTTATTCCTTCTATTATATATGAAAAATTTGGTTGGAATATTGTGTTGTATATTTTTTGTTTTATACTGTTTTTAACATTGATTTTAATATTTACTAGAAGAAAACTTTTTATTGAAGAGAAATAA
- a CDS encoding FAD-dependent oxidoreductase — protein sequence MVYDVVIVGAGAAGFGCALTLASANDKFDWAKDKTYLMLDNDGSDLKVGKYCNVAGVEPGINGVDLLVNMKKQLENYPACQLKSDTVTKIEKNAENFTVTTQNETFEAKIVVLATGLHKFEIDCEGLEVKDNNFVPKPNLIYLDNNNNIISENLYVAGLASGVPTMFSCASGDGAKVACNIFEKWSGKIAVVHDVKS from the coding sequence ATGGTATATGATGTAGTTATTGTTGGAGCAGGTGCAGCTGGTTTTGGTTGTGCTTTAACACTTGCAAGTGCTAATGATAAGTTTGATTGGGCTAAAGATAAAACTTACTTAATGCTTGATAATGATGGTAGTGATTTAAAAGTAGGTAAATACTGCAATGTAGCAGGAGTAGAACCAGGAATCAATGGTGTAGACTTATTAGTAAATATGAAAAAACAATTGGAAAATTATCCTGCTTGCCAATTAAAAAGTGATACTGTAACAAAGATTGAGAAGAATGCAGAAAATTTTACTGTTACAACACAAAATGAAACTTTTGAAGCTAAAATTGTAGTTTTAGCTACAGGTTTACATAAATTTGAAATTGATTGTGAGGGTCTTGAAGTAAAAGATAATAACTTTGTACCAAAACCTAATCTTATCTATCTTGATAACAATAATAATATCATATCTGAAAACTTATATGTTGCAGGATTAGCTAGTGGCGTTCCTACAATGTTTTCTTGTGCTAGTGGAGATGGAGCTAAAGTTGCTTGCAATATATTTGAAAAATGGTCAGGTAAAATAGCTGTTGTTCATGATGTAAAAAGCTAA
- a CDS encoding cation diffusion facilitator family transporter, translated as MTPQKKATLISSSVAAILTLIKLAVGVASGSVAVLASAVDSILDMFVSIFNFFAITNSEKPADEKFNYGRGKIEALASVIEGVIISLSGVFLFYQAVKKAIHEEASQYLEISLIVMFISTIITISLVLFLNKTAKETNSMIIKADALHYKTDVYTNIAVFVSLLLVTFTGFEIVDVIVGGAISIFIIYSAFELIKTGILELLDKAVDESIVEDIIKIIKEEERVNTFHLLKTREAANKIFVEVHLVFDCLITLMEAHRVSDKVEEKIKNLDKNKQWEINIHLDPYDDLEIDHQN; from the coding sequence ATGACCCCACAAAAAAAAGCAACTCTTATATCAAGTAGTGTTGCTGCAATTCTTACTCTTATTAAATTAGCAGTAGGAGTTGCAAGTGGTTCAGTTGCAGTTTTGGCATCTGCAGTTGATTCTATACTTGATATGTTTGTATCTATTTTTAACTTCTTTGCCATCACAAACTCAGAAAAACCAGCAGATGAAAAATTTAATTATGGAAGAGGAAAAATTGAAGCTTTAGCCTCTGTAATTGAAGGTGTAATAATCTCTTTATCTGGAGTTTTTTTATTTTATCAAGCAGTAAAAAAAGCAATACATGAAGAGGCTTCTCAATACTTAGAAATTTCACTTATTGTAATGTTTATTTCTACAATTATAACAATCTCTTTAGTTTTGTTTCTAAATAAAACAGCAAAAGAGACTAATAGTATGATTATAAAAGCTGATGCCCTACACTATAAAACAGATGTCTATACAAATATTGCTGTTTTTGTTTCATTGTTGTTAGTAACATTTACAGGTTTTGAAATAGTTGATGTTATTGTAGGTGGAGCAATTTCTATTTTTATAATATATTCTGCTTTTGAACTAATTAAAACAGGTATTCTTGAACTATTAGACAAAGCAGTTGATGAAAGTATCGTTGAAGATATAATAAAGATTATAAAAGAAGAAGAAAGAGTTAATACTTTTCATTTACTAAAAACAAGAGAAGCTGCAAATAAAATCTTTGTAGAAGTTCATTTAGTTTTTGATTGTTTAATTACCCTAATGGAAGCCCACAGAGTTTCAGATAAAGTGGAAGAAAAGATAAAAAACCTTGATAAAAATAAACAATGGGAAATAAATATTCATCTTGACCCATATGATGATTTAGAAATTGACCACCAAAATTAA
- a CDS encoding pyridoxal phosphate-dependent aminotransferase, with amino-acid sequence MKIASRMENLSPSVTMAITALARELKAQGKDILSFSAGEPDFDTPEVIKEAAIKAIKNGHTKYTAVEGTIETKKAIIKKLKTDHGLEYNLDEIIVSNGAKHSLFNLFQCLIEEGDEVIIPAPYWVTYPEQVKYSGGTPVFIETDDSTEFKITAEQLKAAITPKTKVLLLNTPSNPSGAVYTKDELLSLAEVLKGTDILVFTDEMYEKIIYDGNKFTAVASVNEDMFQRTITINGISKAVAMTGWRYGYVATAHKALVKAMTKLQGQVTSNVNSITLQAAVTALDGSADADIEKMRKEFEKRRDVAVQSFNDIKGISCVKPQGAFYLFVNIKEIGGDSMKFCADLLEKEGVAVVPGLAFGTEGYFRFSFATDLATIEEGIKRVKKFVEENYS; translated from the coding sequence ATGAAAATTGCAAGTAGAATGGAAAACCTATCACCATCAGTTACAATGGCGATTACAGCTTTAGCAAGAGAACTTAAAGCACAGGGTAAAGACATTTTAAGTTTTAGTGCAGGTGAACCAGATTTTGACACACCTGAAGTTATCAAAGAAGCAGCAATAAAAGCTATCAAAAATGGACATACAAAATATACAGCTGTTGAAGGTACCATTGAAACTAAAAAAGCAATTATCAAGAAATTAAAAACTGACCACGGATTAGAATATAATTTAGATGAAATCATTGTATCAAATGGAGCAAAACATTCATTATTTAACCTTTTTCAATGTTTAATTGAAGAAGGAGATGAAGTAATTATTCCTGCTCCATATTGGGTTACATATCCTGAACAAGTAAAATATTCAGGAGGAACTCCTGTATTTATAGAAACAGATGACTCAACAGAGTTTAAAATTACAGCAGAACAATTAAAAGCAGCAATTACGCCTAAAACAAAAGTTTTACTTTTAAATACACCATCAAACCCTAGTGGTGCAGTTTATACGAAAGATGAACTACTTTCATTGGCTGAAGTTTTAAAAGGAACTGATATTTTAGTATTTACTGATGAAATGTATGAAAAAATCATCTATGATGGTAATAAATTTACTGCAGTAGCTTCTGTAAATGAAGATATGTTCCAAAGAACAATTACAATAAATGGAATTAGTAAAGCTGTTGCTATGACAGGATGGAGATATGGTTATGTTGCAACTGCCCATAAAGCACTTGTAAAAGCTATGACAAAACTACAAGGTCAAGTAACTTCAAATGTCAACTCTATTACTTTACAAGCAGCTGTTACAGCTTTAGATGGAAGTGCAGATGCTGATATTGAAAAAATGAGAAAAGAGTTTGAAAAAAGAAGAGATGTAGCCGTACAGTCTTTTAATGATATCAAAGGTATTTCTTGTGTAAAACCACAAGGAGCTTTTTATCTTTTTGTTAATATAAAAGAAATTGGTGGAGACTCTATGAAATTTTGTGCTGACCTTTTAGAAAAAGAAGGTGTTGCTGTAGTTCCTGGACTAGCTTTTGGAACTGAAGGTTATTTTAGATTCTCTTTTGCTACTGATTTAGCTACTATTGAAGAAGGTATAAAAAGAGTTAAAAAGTTTGTAGAAGAAAACTACTCTTAA
- a CDS encoding M48 family metallopeptidase, which translates to MQFSFYVFPLVNLEYDCINYLLRKWSVKVIEKFKIEINEKIYNLNLKRKISNKHTYLRIKSKDLLEISSHIFFTKKDAVNLVNKQEKWIEKKVKIFLQEEENKDTYLLYGKRYEKQNLSLEDIENIYRNETKKLIPILVEKFSGIMKLYPSSIKYRKNKRTWGSCNYKNGLNFNILLTQFPIEVIEYVVIHELAHIKHKNHSKAFWKLVQKYCNDYKQREKLLKSFL; encoded by the coding sequence TTGCAATTTTCATTTTATGTTTTTCCTTTAGTAAATTTAGAGTATGATTGTATCAATTATTTACTTAGAAAGTGGTCAGTAAAAGTGATAGAAAAATTTAAAATTGAAATAAATGAAAAAATTTATAATTTAAATTTAAAAAGAAAAATTTCAAATAAACATACATATTTAAGAATAAAATCTAAGGATTTATTAGAGATAAGTTCTCATATCTTTTTTACAAAAAAAGATGCAGTAAACTTAGTTAATAAGCAAGAAAAATGGATAGAAAAAAAAGTAAAAATATTTTTACAAGAAGAAGAAAATAAAGATACTTATTTATTATATGGAAAAAGATATGAAAAACAAAACTTGTCTTTAGAAGATATTGAAAATATTTACAGAAATGAAACAAAAAAGCTTATACCAATTTTAGTGGAGAAGTTTTCAGGTATTATGAAATTGTATCCTTCTTCTATTAAGTATAGAAAAAATAAAAGGACTTGGGGTTCATGTAATTATAAAAATGGCTTAAACTTTAATATTTTGCTTACACAGTTTCCTATTGAAGTGATTGAGTATGTAGTAATCCATGAATTGGCACATATAAAACATAAAAATCATTCTAAAGCATTTTGGAAATTAGTACAAAAGTATTGTAATGATTATAAACAAAGAGAGAAACTTCTTAAGAGTTTTTTATAA